In one window of Opitutus sp. GAS368 DNA:
- the ald gene encoding alanine dehydrogenase gives MIIGVPREIKIGETRVSMTPSLCRRVTALGGKVLLEKGAGLTAGFTDDEYKAAGATFAPTAAKVWKTADMILKVKEPLEAEYDLMQQGQTIFTYLHLAAGPTLAKELCRKSILGIAYETVEGGDGQFPLLKPMSQIAGRLSIQIGAYFLQSQLGGSGVLLGGIPGTMPGHVVVVGAGNSGAHAVQMAAGMGARVTVLDLDTRKLEVLDTEYRGRIVTLMSNPANIEHAVADADLLIGAVLIPAAKAPIVVSGKMVAQMRPGSVICDIAIDQGGCIETIKPTSHTKPTYKEHGVIHYAVPNMPALVGRTSTMGLTQATEPFVAMMVQKGVERALSEHKGLAKGVNTRNGRITYDAVAKAVGFDS, from the coding sequence ATGATTATCGGCGTTCCCCGCGAAATTAAGATTGGTGAAACCCGCGTCTCGATGACCCCCAGCCTCTGCCGGCGCGTGACCGCGCTCGGCGGGAAGGTGCTGTTGGAAAAAGGGGCCGGGCTTACCGCCGGCTTCACCGATGACGAATACAAGGCCGCCGGCGCCACCTTCGCCCCCACGGCGGCGAAGGTCTGGAAAACCGCCGACATGATCCTCAAGGTCAAGGAGCCGCTCGAGGCCGAATACGACCTCATGCAGCAGGGCCAGACCATCTTCACCTACCTGCACCTCGCCGCGGGTCCGACGCTGGCAAAGGAGCTGTGCCGGAAAAGCATCCTGGGCATCGCCTACGAGACGGTCGAGGGCGGTGACGGCCAGTTCCCGCTGCTCAAGCCGATGTCCCAGATTGCCGGTCGGCTCTCGATCCAGATCGGCGCCTACTTCCTCCAGTCCCAACTCGGCGGCTCCGGCGTCCTCCTCGGGGGCATCCCCGGCACGATGCCCGGCCACGTGGTCGTGGTCGGCGCGGGCAACTCCGGCGCACACGCCGTGCAGATGGCCGCGGGCATGGGCGCGCGCGTGACCGTGCTCGACCTCGACACCCGCAAGCTCGAGGTCCTCGACACCGAGTATCGCGGCCGGATCGTCACCCTCATGTCCAACCCTGCCAACATCGAGCACGCCGTCGCCGACGCCGACCTGCTCATCGGCGCCGTGCTCATCCCCGCCGCCAAGGCCCCGATCGTCGTCTCCGGGAAGATGGTCGCCCAGATGCGCCCCGGCAGCGTGATCTGCGACATCGCCATCGACCAGGGTGGCTGCATCGAGACCATCAAGCCCACCTCCCACACGAAGCCGACCTACAAGGAGCACGGCGTCATCCATTACGCGGTGCCCAACATGCCGGCGTTGGTCGGCCGCACCTCGACGATGGGCCTGACCCAGGCCACCGAGCCGTTCGTTGCCATGATGGTGCAGAAGGGTGTCGAGCGTGCGCTGAGCGAGCACAAGGGCCTGGCCAAGGGCGTGAACACCCGCAACGGCCGTATCACCTACGACGCCGTCGCCAAGGCCGTCGGCTTCGACTCGTAA
- a CDS encoding NirA family protein produces MSDTPHHAGLPPVALAKEGPFSPEQKEYLQGFMAGVLASSAFVGTNAAGQLTADAATATGGNLAAPEASFHGTPLGDLCKEERWKYDENPLDAWERLLRHADEDKFPDPENTYRFKFHGLFYVAPAQDSFMLRLRVPACEITSGQSHGLADLAQEFGGGYLHITTRGNLQIREFKPRDLILVLTRIQELGLTSRGAGCDNIRNVTASPNSGFDPGELLDVRPFAKGLHHYILNQRDLYGLPRKFNVAFDNGGSISVAAATNDIGFIACRVTEKSLAALDQAPVAPGVYFRVQLGGITGHLDFARDTGLLVTPAQAVAVAAAMIRVFADNGDRTNRKKARLKYLLEKWGVEKFLEETQTKLAFPLVHLPLTACEPRRPVLKQGWLGVHRQTQRGFNSLGIGVPVGRLSAKHLHALADLATNYGKGELRLTVWQSVIIPHLSDAFVHTARRAVQRLGFFTEPHSLAGGIIACTGNRGCKYSAADTKAHAVILQKRLAALPEDAPPLNIHFTGCPHSCAQHYCGDLGFVATKLTDGDEGYHVVLGGGMDHEQGIGREIFRGVRATEINPLVEKILATYQDRRHSGETFVQWSRRHSVKELQEFLS; encoded by the coding sequence ATGTCCGACACGCCCCACCATGCCGGCCTGCCCCCCGTAGCCTTGGCGAAGGAGGGTCCCTTCTCGCCCGAGCAGAAGGAGTATTTGCAGGGCTTCATGGCCGGGGTCTTGGCGAGCAGCGCTTTCGTCGGCACCAACGCGGCCGGTCAGCTGACGGCCGATGCCGCGACCGCCACGGGCGGCAATCTCGCCGCTCCCGAGGCCAGCTTCCACGGCACGCCGCTCGGCGACCTCTGCAAGGAGGAGCGCTGGAAATACGACGAGAACCCGCTTGACGCGTGGGAGCGCCTGCTGCGGCACGCCGACGAGGACAAGTTTCCCGATCCGGAGAACACCTACCGCTTCAAGTTCCACGGGCTCTTCTACGTCGCCCCGGCACAGGACAGCTTCATGCTCCGTCTGCGCGTGCCGGCCTGCGAAATCACGTCCGGGCAAAGCCACGGCCTCGCCGACCTCGCGCAGGAGTTCGGCGGCGGCTACCTGCACATCACCACCCGCGGCAACCTCCAGATCCGCGAGTTCAAGCCGCGCGACCTGATCCTGGTGCTGACCCGCATCCAGGAACTCGGGCTCACTTCCCGCGGTGCCGGCTGCGACAACATCCGCAACGTCACCGCCTCGCCCAATAGCGGCTTTGACCCGGGCGAGCTGCTCGACGTGCGCCCCTTCGCCAAGGGCCTGCATCACTACATCCTCAACCAGCGCGACCTCTACGGCCTGCCGCGCAAGTTCAACGTCGCCTTCGACAACGGTGGCAGCATCTCCGTCGCCGCCGCCACCAACGACATCGGCTTCATCGCCTGCCGCGTCACGGAGAAATCCCTCGCCGCGCTCGACCAGGCACCCGTGGCGCCCGGCGTCTACTTCCGCGTCCAGCTGGGCGGCATCACCGGCCACCTCGATTTCGCCCGCGACACCGGCCTGCTCGTCACCCCGGCACAAGCCGTGGCCGTCGCCGCCGCGATGATCCGCGTATTCGCGGACAACGGTGACCGCACCAACCGCAAGAAGGCGCGGCTCAAGTATCTGCTGGAGAAGTGGGGCGTGGAAAAGTTCCTCGAGGAAACCCAGACGAAACTCGCCTTCCCGCTTGTCCACCTGCCGCTCACGGCCTGCGAACCGCGCCGTCCCGTCCTCAAGCAGGGCTGGCTCGGCGTCCATCGCCAGACCCAGCGCGGCTTCAATTCCCTCGGCATCGGCGTTCCGGTCGGCCGCTTGAGCGCGAAGCACCTCCACGCCCTCGCCGACCTCGCCACCAATTACGGCAAGGGCGAGCTGCGTCTGACCGTCTGGCAGAGCGTGATCATCCCGCACCTGTCCGACGCCTTTGTTCACACGGCCCGCCGCGCGGTGCAGCGGCTCGGCTTCTTCACCGAGCCGCACAGCCTGGCGGGCGGTATCATTGCCTGCACCGGCAACCGCGGCTGCAAGTATTCCGCCGCCGACACCAAGGCCCACGCCGTCATCCTGCAAAAGCGCCTCGCCGCGCTCCCGGAGGACGCCCCGCCGCTCAACATCCACTTCACCGGCTGCCCGCACTCCTGCGCCCAGCACTATTGCGGCGATCTCGGCTTCGTGGCCACCAAGCTCACCGACGGCGACGAGGGCTACCATGTCGTCCTCGGCGGCGGCATGGACCACGAGCAGGGCATCGGCCGCGAGATCTTCCGCGGCGTCCGCGCAACCGAGATCAACCCGTTGGTTGAAAAAATCCTGGCGACCTACCAAGACCGCCGCCACTCGGGCGAAACCTTCGTCCAGTGGTCACGCCGCCACTCCGTCAAGGAACTGCAGGAATTCCTCTCCTGA
- a CDS encoding molybdenum cofactor guanylyltransferase has product MKPGEFTGAVMAGGQSRRMGQDKALLVLDGEALWLRQARVLREAGAGVVGVVRQREQAPLALPPDIHLWHDAVIGAGPLAGLHAALTAGETEWLAVLATDMPRIDAGWFHWLGTFCRPGCGAMARPAAGHEPLAAIYPRAALGEVTRRLEGGQRSLHPLADALIAAGRLTSVTLPATEFWRVANWNTPTEIGAGYESKPTALATAS; this is encoded by the coding sequence ATGAAACCCGGCGAGTTCACCGGGGCCGTCATGGCCGGCGGTCAATCCCGGCGCATGGGCCAGGACAAGGCCCTTCTTGTTCTCGATGGCGAAGCGCTCTGGTTGCGCCAAGCCCGCGTGCTCCGCGAGGCCGGAGCCGGCGTGGTCGGCGTGGTCCGCCAGCGCGAGCAGGCGCCACTCGCCCTGCCCCCCGATATTCATCTCTGGCACGACGCCGTGATCGGGGCCGGGCCGCTGGCCGGCCTGCATGCCGCGCTCACCGCGGGTGAGACCGAATGGCTGGCGGTGCTCGCCACCGACATGCCGCGCATCGACGCCGGCTGGTTCCACTGGCTGGGCACGTTCTGCCGGCCCGGTTGTGGCGCCATGGCGCGGCCGGCAGCGGGCCACGAGCCCTTGGCGGCCATCTATCCGCGCGCGGCCCTGGGGGAGGTCACCCGCCGATTGGAGGGAGGCCAGCGGTCACTGCATCCGCTGGCGGACGCTTTGATCGCGGCGGGGCGGCTGACGAGCGTGACCCTGCCAGCCACCGAGTTCTGGCGGGTGGCGAACTGGAACACGCCGACCGAGATCGGCGCCGGTTACGAGTCGAAGCCGACGGCCTTGGCGACGGCGTCGTAG
- a CDS encoding sulfite reductase subunit alpha, with the protein MTSAPLIPDTAPFTPEQRAWLNGFFAGVFSRAAAAPQSAAVVAAALQPLTILFGSQTGTAEGLAKKAAKEAGKRGFAASILDMAQTDAAKLAAEKNVLVITSTYGDGEPPDNAKTLHAALKAATGTLLAALRFSVCSLGDTNYTLFCQCGKDFDAALERLGATRVAPRVDCDLDYEEAFTQWLDASLAALAPSAVGGALRPEQDLESRDKPAPTVEETAYSRKNPFPAAVLTVRNLNGAGSAKEVNHVEFSLEGSGLAYAAGDALGVYPQNCPALVADVLAALGCDGEEAVPTPAGELPLRRALTECYDLGKPAPELLALVPALAGAAHGAPVLFHVIDALLAIPAKPAAADFVRTLKKIQPRLYSISSSPQVHPGQVHLTVGAVRYEKDGRPRKGACSAFLAERALAAGKVGVFVHSNPAFRPPANPDTPMIMVGPGTGIAPFRAFLAERRAAGAKGKNWLFFGDQKAASDFLYREELLGMEEAGLLARLDLAFSRDQAEKIYVQQRMLENAAELYAWLEAGAHFYVCGDASRMAKDVDAALHKVIETAGGKSPADATAYVQSLKAAKRYQRDVY; encoded by the coding sequence ATGACCTCAGCTCCGCTCATCCCCGACACCGCACCCTTTACGCCCGAGCAGCGCGCCTGGCTCAACGGCTTCTTTGCCGGCGTTTTCTCCCGGGCGGCTGCCGCGCCGCAATCCGCCGCGGTGGTCGCCGCGGCCCTCCAACCCCTGACGATCCTCTTCGGTTCCCAGACCGGCACCGCCGAGGGTCTGGCCAAGAAGGCCGCCAAGGAGGCCGGCAAGCGTGGCTTCGCCGCCAGCATCCTCGACATGGCGCAGACTGACGCCGCGAAACTCGCCGCCGAGAAAAACGTGCTCGTCATCACCAGCACCTACGGCGATGGCGAACCGCCCGACAACGCCAAGACCCTCCACGCGGCGCTCAAGGCTGCCACCGGCACCTTGCTCGCCGCGTTGCGCTTCTCCGTCTGCTCGCTCGGCGACACCAACTACACGCTTTTCTGCCAATGCGGAAAGGACTTCGACGCCGCGCTGGAGAGACTCGGCGCCACCCGTGTCGCTCCCCGCGTGGACTGCGACCTCGATTATGAGGAGGCCTTCACCCAGTGGCTCGATGCTTCGCTCGCGGCGCTCGCACCTTCTGCTGTAGGAGGGGCTTTACGCCCCGAACAGGATCTTGAATCGCGGGATAAACCCGCTCCTACAGTTGAAGAGACTGCCTATTCCCGGAAGAATCCTTTTCCGGCGGCTGTCCTCACCGTCCGCAACCTGAACGGCGCCGGCTCCGCGAAGGAGGTGAACCATGTCGAATTCTCCCTCGAGGGTTCGGGCCTGGCCTATGCCGCCGGCGATGCCCTCGGGGTCTACCCGCAGAATTGCCCGGCGCTCGTGGCCGACGTGCTCGCTGCGCTCGGCTGCGACGGCGAAGAGGCCGTGCCGACGCCCGCGGGCGAACTGCCCCTGCGTCGCGCCCTGACCGAGTGCTACGATCTCGGCAAGCCGGCACCCGAGCTGCTCGCCCTCGTACCGGCGCTGGCCGGAGCGGCCCATGGCGCGCCCGTGCTGTTTCATGTCATCGACGCCCTGCTCGCCATCCCGGCCAAGCCGGCCGCCGCCGATTTCGTTCGCACGCTGAAGAAAATCCAGCCGCGGCTCTACTCCATCTCGTCCTCGCCCCAGGTCCACCCCGGCCAGGTGCATCTGACCGTCGGCGCCGTCCGCTATGAGAAGGACGGCCGCCCGCGCAAAGGTGCCTGCTCCGCGTTCCTGGCCGAACGCGCCCTGGCCGCCGGCAAGGTCGGCGTCTTCGTGCACTCCAACCCCGCCTTCCGGCCACCCGCGAATCCCGACACGCCCATGATCATGGTCGGTCCCGGCACGGGCATTGCCCCGTTCCGCGCGTTTCTTGCGGAACGCCGCGCCGCCGGGGCGAAGGGCAAAAACTGGCTCTTCTTCGGCGACCAGAAGGCTGCCAGCGATTTCCTCTATCGCGAGGAGCTGCTCGGCATGGAGGAGGCCGGCCTGCTCGCGCGGCTCGATCTCGCCTTTTCTCGCGACCAGGCCGAGAAAATCTATGTCCAGCAACGCATGCTGGAAAACGCCGCGGAGCTCTACGCCTGGCTCGAGGCCGGCGCGCACTTCTACGTTTGCGGCGACGCCTCGCGCATGGCGAAGGACGTCGACGCCGCCTTGCACAAGGTCATCGAGACTGCCGGCGGCAAGTCCCCGGCCGACGCCACGGCCTACGTCCAGTCGCTCAAGGCCGCCAAGCGCTATCAACGCGACGTCTACTGA
- a CDS encoding molybdopterin oxidoreductase family protein, which produces MKAKIEQLLRARTGPMTCELVLRPGDFGLGRVPSRLTPAGTARSICGFCSTGCSLKIHLNRKGEAINLTADPDYPVNLGMACPKGWEALTPLAASDRATSPLLRNPAAGRLGPVSWERALAAFVENFQGVQRRHGPHALAFLSTGQIVMEEMALLGALAKFGMGMLHVDSNTRQCMATSHVAYKQSFGFDAPPFTYADFEESDVLVFVGANPCIAHPIMWQRVIMNKRNPTIIVIDPRKTETAMLAAQHLALRPKGDLPLLYGLARQLIQLGAVKRDYLAAHTTGFAEFEQFVAGFTLERTAAESGVPVADLVRCAESIARGERVSFWWTMGVNQSHEATRTAQAIINLALMTGNIGRPGTGANSITGQCNAMGSRLFGNATSLLGGYDFASAPHRAHVAGILGIDTARIPAEKSWAYDEIIDGIERGDIRGLWVIATNTAHSWINSGRFAAIRAKLDFLVVQDMYATTETARMADLVLPAAGWGEKDGVFINSERRLGVTRKVARAPGAALSDFAIFQLVAEAWGCRDMFRAWSSPAAAFGLLKQLSRGQPCDFSGIRDYAQIEEAGGIQWPYPEAREPRPADRERRLFSDGGFFTPDGRARFHFDEPRPMPEPTDAEYPLILMTGRGSSAQWHTGSRTDKSAILRKLAPNALHVEINPADAAPRGIADGARVAVRSRRASIEAVAFVTAVVQPGTVFMPMHFPEVNKLTFPAYDPHSRQPSYKACAVAIKPLAS; this is translated from the coding sequence ATGAAGGCGAAGATCGAGCAGCTGCTCCGCGCCCGCACCGGTCCGATGACCTGCGAACTGGTGCTGCGACCGGGCGACTTCGGCCTCGGTCGCGTCCCTTCCCGGCTGACGCCCGCCGGCACCGCCAGGTCCATCTGCGGTTTTTGCAGCACCGGCTGCTCGCTCAAGATTCACCTGAACCGGAAAGGCGAGGCCATCAACCTCACGGCCGACCCCGACTATCCCGTCAACCTCGGCATGGCCTGCCCCAAGGGCTGGGAGGCACTCACGCCACTCGCTGCCTCCGATCGCGCCACCTCACCGCTGCTGCGCAACCCGGCGGCCGGCCGGCTTGGGCCGGTGTCGTGGGAACGCGCGCTGGCGGCCTTCGTCGAAAATTTCCAGGGCGTCCAGCGACGCCACGGGCCGCACGCCCTCGCCTTCCTCAGCACCGGGCAGATCGTGATGGAGGAGATGGCGCTGCTCGGCGCGCTGGCGAAGTTCGGCATGGGCATGCTGCACGTGGACTCCAACACCCGGCAGTGCATGGCCACCTCGCATGTCGCCTACAAGCAGTCGTTCGGCTTCGACGCCCCGCCCTTCACCTACGCCGACTTCGAGGAGAGCGACGTGCTGGTGTTTGTCGGCGCCAACCCCTGCATCGCCCACCCCATCATGTGGCAGCGGGTGATAATGAACAAACGCAACCCGACCATCATCGTCATCGACCCGCGCAAGACCGAGACCGCCATGCTCGCCGCGCAGCACCTGGCCCTGCGCCCCAAGGGCGACCTGCCCCTGCTCTACGGCCTGGCCCGCCAGCTGATCCAGTTGGGCGCCGTGAAGCGCGATTACCTCGCGGCCCACACGACCGGCTTCGCCGAGTTCGAGCAGTTCGTGGCCGGGTTCACCCTGGAGCGCACCGCGGCCGAGAGCGGCGTGCCGGTGGCCGACCTCGTGCGCTGCGCCGAAAGCATCGCGCGCGGCGAACGCGTGTCGTTCTGGTGGACCATGGGCGTCAACCAGAGCCACGAGGCCACGCGCACGGCGCAGGCCATCATCAACCTCGCGCTGATGACCGGCAACATCGGCCGGCCCGGCACCGGCGCCAACTCCATCACCGGCCAGTGCAACGCGATGGGTTCGCGCCTGTTTGGCAACGCGACCTCCCTGCTCGGCGGCTATGATTTCGCCAGTGCCCCGCACCGAGCGCATGTCGCCGGCATCCTCGGGATCGACACCGCCCGCATCCCGGCGGAGAAGAGCTGGGCCTACGATGAGATCATTGACGGCATCGAGCGCGGCGACATCCGCGGACTGTGGGTCATCGCCACCAACACGGCGCACTCCTGGATCAACTCGGGCCGCTTCGCCGCGATCCGGGCCAAGCTCGATTTCCTCGTCGTGCAGGACATGTATGCCACCACCGAGACGGCCCGGATGGCGGACCTGGTTCTGCCCGCCGCCGGCTGGGGCGAGAAGGACGGCGTGTTCATCAACAGCGAACGCCGGCTCGGCGTCACCCGCAAGGTCGCCCGCGCGCCCGGCGCCGCGCTGAGCGATTTCGCCATCTTTCAGCTCGTGGCCGAGGCCTGGGGCTGCCGGGACATGTTCCGTGCCTGGAGTTCGCCTGCGGCCGCATTCGGGCTGCTCAAGCAGCTCTCCCGCGGCCAGCCGTGTGATTTCTCCGGCATCCGGGACTACGCCCAGATCGAGGAGGCCGGCGGCATCCAGTGGCCCTATCCCGAGGCGCGCGAACCGCGGCCGGCGGACAGGGAACGCCGGTTGTTCAGCGACGGGGGATTCTTCACGCCCGACGGCCGGGCCCGGTTTCATTTCGACGAGCCCCGCCCGATGCCCGAGCCGACCGATGCGGAGTATCCCCTGATCCTGATGACCGGCCGCGGCAGTTCCGCCCAGTGGCACACCGGGTCGCGCACTGACAAGAGCGCCATCCTGCGCAAGCTCGCGCCGAACGCCCTCCACGTCGAGATCAACCCGGCCGACGCGGCGCCGCGGGGGATAGCGGACGGGGCGCGTGTGGCGGTCCGCTCGCGCCGGGCCTCGATCGAGGCCGTCGCCTTCGTCACCGCCGTCGTCCAGCCGGGCACGGTGTTCATGCCGATGCACTTTCCCGAGGTGAACAAGCTTACCTTCCCCGCCTACGACCCGCACTCGCGCCAGCCGAGCTACAAGGCCTGTGCCGTGGCGATCAAACCTTTGGCTTCATGA
- a CDS encoding MOSC domain-containing protein has translation MNTPVATSLLLHRIYISAGHSYVGRHGLGSVPRIIEEVDTVECVADRGLRGDRFFDHKENYKGQVTLFSVEVFAALCTALNLPRARPAVLRRNLLVGGMNLNELIGRPFELQGVLLEGTEECRPCHWMDEALGPGAEAWLRGRGGLRCRILTDGWLRRDGA, from the coding sequence ATGAACACCCCGGTTGCCACCAGCCTCCTGCTCCACCGGATCTATATTTCCGCCGGGCACAGCTATGTCGGCCGTCACGGGCTCGGCTCGGTGCCGCGGATCATCGAGGAAGTGGACACCGTCGAGTGCGTCGCCGACCGCGGGCTGCGCGGCGACCGGTTCTTTGACCACAAGGAAAACTACAAGGGTCAGGTCACGTTGTTCTCCGTCGAGGTGTTCGCGGCGCTCTGCACCGCGCTCAACCTACCGCGCGCCCGACCGGCCGTGTTGCGCCGCAACCTGCTGGTCGGTGGCATGAACCTGAACGAGCTGATCGGCCGGCCATTCGAGCTGCAGGGCGTGCTGCTCGAGGGCACGGAGGAATGCCGGCCGTGCCACTGGATGGACGAGGCGCTCGGCCCGGGCGCCGAGGCTTGGCTGCGCGGACGCGGCGGCTTGCGCTGCCGCATCCTCACGGACGGTTGGCTGCGGAGGGACGGCGCATGA
- a CDS encoding DmsC/YnfH family molybdoenzyme membrane anchor subunit, producing MVAPRQPLGDFLAELLAEQGQLQTPVTRFSAAPKREPTYRDLIPLTKPSPGEQYAFEVDLDSCSGCKACVVACHALNGLEDDESWRDVGLIHGGSHAAPFQQTVTTACHHCADPGCLNGCPVLAYEKDPITGIVRHLDDQCIGCQYCILKCPYDVPKYSERLGIVRKCDMCHNRLAEGEAPACVQACPTEAIKIIKIEIHVGAAVRVDTSAFLPGAPDPAYTQPTTRYISRQPLPENAAAADGAALRPQPPHWPLVALLMLMPMAVGCGVADKVLDLKTPALAVCGWVAGAAGLGLAALHLGQPLRAWKVFLNLRRSWFSREAVVFGLWFPLASAYVAVRLGWLPLAAGPLRSSLAVGTALLGTLGLFCSVMIYADTQRAFWCFANTAPRFFGTAVILGLAGALIAPGAPLALGYLLAAATALKLAFEARALTPIQEEDDGPYPPARQTARLLVGPLRPVNELRAVAGLLGGILVPLMVATGSVPPRAAWLALGLTLLGELAERYLFFRAVDAPKMPGSVRS from the coding sequence ATGGTCGCACCCCGCCAGCCCTTGGGAGATTTCCTCGCGGAGCTCCTGGCCGAGCAGGGCCAGTTGCAAACCCCCGTCACCCGCTTCTCCGCGGCGCCCAAACGCGAGCCGACCTACCGTGACCTGATCCCTTTGACCAAGCCCAGCCCGGGCGAGCAATACGCGTTCGAGGTCGATCTCGACTCGTGCAGCGGTTGCAAGGCCTGCGTCGTCGCCTGTCACGCCCTCAACGGGCTGGAGGACGACGAATCCTGGCGCGATGTCGGCCTCATCCACGGCGGCTCGCACGCCGCGCCGTTCCAACAGACGGTCACGACCGCCTGCCATCATTGCGCCGATCCCGGCTGCCTCAATGGCTGCCCGGTGCTCGCCTACGAGAAGGATCCCATCACCGGCATCGTGCGGCACCTCGATGACCAGTGCATCGGCTGCCAGTATTGCATCCTGAAGTGTCCCTACGATGTGCCGAAATACAGCGAGCGGCTCGGCATCGTCCGCAAGTGCGACATGTGCCACAATCGCCTGGCCGAGGGCGAAGCCCCGGCCTGCGTGCAGGCCTGTCCGACCGAGGCCATCAAGATCATCAAGATCGAGATCCATGTCGGAGCCGCGGTGCGCGTTGACACTTCCGCTTTCCTGCCCGGCGCGCCCGATCCGGCCTACACGCAGCCAACCACCCGCTACATCAGCCGCCAGCCGCTCCCCGAAAATGCGGCGGCCGCCGATGGGGCGGCGCTCCGGCCCCAGCCGCCGCACTGGCCGCTGGTCGCCCTGCTGATGCTGATGCCGATGGCCGTCGGGTGCGGCGTGGCCGACAAGGTCCTCGACCTGAAAACCCCGGCGCTGGCCGTATGCGGTTGGGTGGCCGGAGCCGCGGGCCTGGGTCTGGCCGCCTTGCATCTCGGTCAGCCGCTGCGGGCGTGGAAGGTCTTCCTCAACCTGCGCCGCAGCTGGTTCAGCCGCGAGGCCGTCGTCTTCGGCCTGTGGTTTCCCCTCGCCTCGGCCTACGTGGCGGTGCGCCTCGGCTGGCTGCCACTCGCAGCCGGCCCGCTGCGCTCCAGCCTCGCCGTGGGCACCGCCCTGCTGGGCACGCTGGGCCTGTTCTGCTCCGTGATGATCTACGCCGACACACAGCGGGCGTTCTGGTGCTTCGCCAACACCGCGCCACGTTTCTTCGGCACAGCGGTGATCCTCGGCCTGGCCGGAGCCCTCATTGCCCCCGGCGCGCCGCTCGCCCTCGGCTATTTGCTGGCGGCCGCCACCGCCCTGAAGCTCGCCTTCGAGGCGCGCGCCTTGACCCCGATCCAGGAGGAAGACGACGGCCCGTATCCGCCCGCCCGGCAGACCGCCCGGCTGCTCGTGGGTCCGCTGCGCCCGGTCAACGAACTGCGCGCGGTCGCCGGCCTGCTCGGCGGCATCCTCGTGCCCCTGATGGTGGCGACTGGTTCAGTGCCCCCGCGGGCGGCCTGGCTCGCCCTCGGCCTGACCCTGCTCGGCGAGCTGGCCGAACGCTACCTGTTCTTCCGGGCCGTTGACGCTCCGAAAATGCCGGGTAGCGTGCGCTCATGA